In Micropterus dolomieu isolate WLL.071019.BEF.003 ecotype Adirondacks linkage group LG17, ASM2129224v1, whole genome shotgun sequence, one genomic interval encodes:
- the gpr171 gene encoding probable G-protein coupled receptor 171, translated as MMPPSSNFSGGGSGEEKQCIVNDQMGPFVVLYILIFVISLPGNLLSVWAFIRSPRATQQNASVYLVNLLVADLLLLLALPFKILYDLGSASWSLMVFHCQASAVTIYISLYASIAFLAFIIIDRYMQDCHSLRSLRLQEVGFSRLLTLVVWLLLLLIMVPNMVLPTQEVKEQRYLSCSSLKTDIGLHWHALTVFLCTALFLNASIAVLVSCGLALKRLLGSRKDPKLWVDARQAAGNVTAVALAYIVSFVPYHVVRTPYTLAQTKVITDCQTRRQLFLGKEWTLLLSVLHLCFDPLLFFYLYAPFRQTICRMFPCCRNQSVGEAEEQAAEEMMQPTTSVQPEDAF; from the exons ATGATGCCTCCTTCCTCCAACTTCAGCGGTGGAGGATCTGGCGAGGAGAAGCAGTGCATCGTCAACGACCAGATGGGACCTTTCGTTGTCCTCTACATCCTCATCTTCGTCATCAGTCTGCCTGGAAACCTGCTGTCCGTGTGGGCCTTCATCCGCAGCCCCCGAGCCACG CAGCAGAACGCCAGCGTCTACCTGGTCAACCTGCTGGTGGccgacctgctgctgctgctcgcgCTGCCCTTTAAGATCCTTTATGACCTCGGGTCGGCGTCGTGGAGCCTCATGGTGTTCCACTGCCAGGCCAGCGCCGTCACCATCTACATCAGCCTCTACGCATCCATCGCCTTCCTCGCCTTCATCATAATTGACCGCTACATGCAG GACTGCCACTCTCTGCGCTCTCTGCGGCTGCAGGAGGTCGGCTTCTCCCGGCTGCTGACGCTGGTCgtctggctgctgctgctgctcatcaTGGTGCCCAACATGGTCCTGCCCACTCAGGAAGTAAAG GAGCAGCGGTACCTCAGCTGTTCATCACTGAAGACGGACATCGGCCTCCACTGGCACGCCCTGACCGTCTTCCTCTGCACGGCTCTGTTCCTCAACGCCTCCATCGCCGTGCTCGTCTCCTGCGGTCTGGCTCTCAAAAGACTCCTGGGCAGTCGCAAGGATCCCAAACTCTGGGTCGACGCCAGGCAGGCAGCGGGGAATGTGACGGCCGTGGCGTTGGCCTACATAGTCAGCTTCGTGCCCTACCACGTCGTCCGGACGCCGTACACGTTGGCCCAGACCAAAGTCATCACAGACTGCCAGACCAGGCGGCAGCTGTTTCTGGGGAAGGAGTGGACGCTGCTGCTGAGCGTGCTGCACCTCTGCTTCGACCCCCTGCTCTTCTTCTACCTCTACGCGCCGTTCAGACAGACGATCTGCAGGATGTTCCCCTGCTGCAGAAACCAGTCAGTCGGCGAGGCAGAGGAACAGGCTGCGGAGGAAATGATGCAACCTACAACTTCTGTGCAGCCGGAGGATGCTTTCTAG